In Bombus pyrosoma isolate SC7728 linkage group LG2, ASM1482585v1, whole genome shotgun sequence, a genomic segment contains:
- the LOC122576897 gene encoding zinc finger MYM-type protein 3 isoform X3 — MDSDIDMELSTDQTQKDSDTENETKTKDMNESNKRTDITANEEQRSVISKEDENIVDENEGNNKIKKKKINIVDEIEKNLSDENSKSIQLSTTISCQENLLTTKSCQQNVSGEDCNDTHSLTLHESTTKNVSQEKGSIELMISNTIDKDDIDKLSDNVNVVECTKSKKCLGNISEEVENVNIDGSCDLHLAEKEIVENVLEDSQINKQFSVSEKNNSDNKKTDPMETSESNDRNVTEKNIIEPENTEFVQFSQEKHGDAQIESQSMDAEDPFGGDSLATENIESMDTDDLTETNIGFSKLCSQTGNLPAIVNNEESSFSNNKNKKNDNNGTNKDSSIDILHSPNVTLDLQDTSKNGNENSVQSECNEDLHISSTEKCDNQTKKSVNEITPMDTEEEQSNVLPGQDDELCIIPDSMKVIIPEQTEKSNSSNKESIHNKDNHKQNEIKQTCENSGPNNDENKDLHQGPKEQNITNESIVTRAKNIRTETDSINKITDITTDVINIDEESKNSEIEEITTKEICKQCNEEKSCKIKVKIGFDTYNVCSKTCKALFKVANNKAMDIPSDGVNSKREKRCANCLLIVEPNDERNLSWETMEFCNEECLGKFQTKYGSYCRNCNGSVQAVSLGKYCVRFGYDVRQFCCSTCLEEFKKGLKVCSYCQKDISSSAEGFLAPVGDKGQFKDFCTQDCMEKYSKMSSVEPPNIEKKCCSVCQEEKIVHCEVQIDRSDPVAICSEPCFAAFKFVKKVDPDQCSTCKKFFELPNKKCSVVFYENEAHTFCSKTCLNVFIITNRKIVPCNWCKVKKYNFDMIKKELKTCQVMMMCSLNCLTLYQVSINAVSAKRINCDFCKEFSQAQYHLTMSDATIRNFCSYHCVMNFQAQYTKSPITIPTGDDPVPTGMPKRTLPQRNTNSNNQKVNDIQNKKNMPVISSVTSLATIGNGQSSPTTQQNSVNNMLVPSVAINQNQTQQVIYKQHIITRPPSPVQIHNKTTQCKPVMHTKGVSVRPHPCTKASQTDGIHQAVVPIPVPIYVPFPMHMYTMPFPVPLPFPLPIPVPIFIPTTRNSAKGIFKEIKRIQEKIPADPFEAELLMMAEMVATEKKANETDSDSTDDRDEDTGDRDHSHSGVFSPEGVDSSNTFGDDMLQMALKMATGELDEPAVDLEAALTPNTITATQAPTQSDTAIENDVQSERLIVPSRGRKRMVPYKPRSTPNKRGRRVSGTNDMPLMPPPEPQPPPQPRIIEPIEKPDANMALKYTFGVNAWRQWVVTKNAELEKQSTPIRKMKLFKTDLLQLTADELNYSLCLFVKEVKKPNGAEYAPDTIYYLCLGIQQYLFENNRIDNIFTDSYYERFTDCLNEVAKKFSVLYNDAQYIVTRVEEEHLWECKQLGAHSPHVLLNTLMFFNTKHFNLVTVEEHMQLSFSHIMKHWKRNPAAQLTTGAGKVPGSRNVLLRFYPPQSALEGNSRKKKVYEQQENEENPLRCPVKLYEFYLSKCPESVKTRNDVFYLLPERSCVPDSPVWYSTSPLAKEHLIKMLYRIKMVKEINVALLTS, encoded by the exons atgGATTCTGATATTGATATGGAATTATCAACTGATCAAACTCAAAAGGATTCAGAtacagaaaatgaaacaaaaactAAAGATATGAATGAATCTAATAAAAGAACAGATATTACTGCAAATGAAGAACAGAGATCGGTAATCtcaaaagaagatgaaaatattgttgatGAAAATGAAGGtaataataagattaaaaaaaaaaaaataaatatagtagatgaaatagaaaaaaatttatctgatgaaaattcaaaaagtaTTCAATTATCAACCACTATATCATGtcaagagaatttattaactACTAAGTCATGTCAACAAAATGTTTCTGGAGAAG ACTGTAATGACACGCATTCATTGACTTTGCATGAAAGTActacaaaaaatgtttcacagGAAAAAGGTTCAATAGAATTAATGATATCCAATACTATTGACAAAGATGACATAGATAAATTATCAGATAACGTCAATGTAGTAGAATGtacaaaatctaaaaaatgttTAGGAAATATATCAGAAGAAGTGGAAAATGTCAATATAGATGGTTCGTGTGACTTGCACTTAGCAGAAAaggaaattgttgaaaatgttttagaaGATTCtcaaataaacaaacaattttcagttagtgaaaaaaataattcagataATAAAAAGACTGACCCGATGGAGACATCAGAGAGTAATGATAGAAATGTGACAGAAAAAAACATTATAGAACCAGAAAATACTGAATTTGTGCAGTTTTCTCAAGAGAAACATGGAGATGCACAAATTGAAAGTCAATCTATGGATGCTGAAGATCCTTTTGGTGGAGATAGTCTTGcaacagaaaatattgaatctATGGATACTGACGACCTTACTGAAACTAATATAGGATTTTCTAAATTGTGCAGCCAAACTGGTAATTTACCAGCTATTGTAAATAATGAGGAAAGCagttttagtaataataaaaataaaaagaatgacAATAATGGAACAAATAAAGATAGTTCcattgatattttacattctccAAATGTTACATTGGACTTACAAGATACTAGTAAAAATGGTAATGAAAATTCAGTTCAATCAGAATGCAATGAAGATCTACATATAAGTTCCACTGAAAAGTGTGATAATCAAACAAAGAAATCTGTCAATGAAATAACACCAATGGATACCGAAGAAGAACAATCTAATGTTTTACCAGGACAAGATGATGAGTTATGTATTATCCCAGATAGTATGAAAGTCATAATTCCTGAGCAAACAGAAAAATCAAACTCTAGTAATAAAGAATCAATACATAATAAAGATAATcataaacaaaatgaaattaagcaAACATGTGAAAACTCCGGACCTAATAATGATGAAAACAAAGACTTACATCAAGGCCCGAAGGAACAAAATATCACAAATGAATCCATTGTAACGCGTGCAAAAAATATCAGGACAGAAACagattcaattaataaaatcacaGATATTACTACAGATGTTATTAACATTGATGAAGAGTCAAAAAATTCCGAAATTGAAGAAATCACAactaaagaaatttgtaaacaatgtaacgaagaaaaatcgtgtaaaattaaagtaaaaattggTTTTGATACTTATAATGTATGTTCGAAAACCTGTAAAGCATTATTCAAAGTTGCTAATAATAAAGCGATGGATATACCAAGTGACGGGGTTAATTctaagagagagaaacgttGTGCAAACTGTTTGCTAATTGTTGAACCTAATGATGAACGTAATCTTTCTTGGGAAACAATGGAGTTCTGTAATGAGGAGTGTCTAGgcaaatttcaaacaaaatatggAAGTTATTGCAGAAATTGCAATGGTTCAGTACAAGCAGTAAGTTTAGGAAAATATTGTGTACGATTTGGTTATGATGTTAGACAATTTTGTTGTTCCACATGTTTGGAAGAATTCAAAAAGGGCCTAAAAGTATGCAGTTATTGTCAAAAAGATATAAGCTCTAGTGCAGAAGGTTTTCTTGCACCAGTTGGTGATAAAGGACAATTTAAGGATTTTTGTACTCAAGAttgtatggaaaaatattcaaaaatgaGCTCTGTTGAACCTCCAAACATAGAAAAAAAGTGTTGCAGCGTTTGCCAAGAA gaaaaaattgttcattgcGAGGTTCAAATAGACAGATCTGATCCAGTAGCTATATGTAGTGAACCATGTTTTGCTGCATTCAAATTTGTGAAAAAGGTTGATCCTGACCAGTGTTCTACCTGCAAAAAATTTTTTGAGCTACCTAACAAAAAATGTTCTGTTGTGTTTTATGAGAATGAAGCTCATACGTTTTGTTCTAAAACTtgtttaaatgtatttattattaccaaTAGGAAAATTGTTCCTTGTAATTGgtgtaaagtaaaaaaatataattttgacatGATTAAAAAGGAACTAAAAACATGTCAAGTAATGATGATGTGCagtttaaattgtttaacattatatCAG gTTTCTATCAACGCAGTTTCAGCAAAACGAATAAACTGTGACTTTTGTAAAGAATTTTCGCAAGCACAATATCATTTAACAATGTCAGATGCAACAATACGAAATTTCTGCTCTTATCATTGtgtaatgaattttcaagCACAGTATACTAAATCTCCGATTACGATACCGACTGGCGATGATCCTGTACCTACTGGCATGCCCAAAAGAACGTTACCTCAAAGAAACACAAATTCTAATAATCAAAAAGTTAATgatatacaaaacaaaaagaatatgCCTGTAATTTCTTCCGTGACAAGTTTAGCCACAATTGGAAATGGTCAATCCAGTCCAACAACTCAACAAAACAGTGTAAATAACATGTTAGTACCTTCAGTTGCTATCAACCAAAATCAAACACAGcaagtaatttataaacaacatattataacaagacCACCAAGTCCAGTCCAAATTCACAATAAAACAACTCAGTGTAAACCTGTGATGCACACAAAAGGAGTTTCAGTACGTCCACATCCTTGTACAAAAGCTTCACAAACGGATGGGATTCACCAAGCAGTTGTACCGATACCGGTTCCAATTTATGTTCCATTTCCAATGCATATGTATACTATGCCTTTCCCAGTTCCATTACCTTTTCCATTACCAATTCCTGTTCCTATCTTTATACCTACAACAAGAAATAGTGCTAAgggaatatttaaagaaatcaaAAGAATACAGGAAAAAATACCAGCAGATCCTTTTGAAGCTGAACTTCTCATGATGGCAGAAATGGTTGCGACAGAGAAAAAAGCTAATGAGACTGATTCGGATTCTACAGATGATAG AGATGAAGATACTGGCGACCGTGATCATTCACATAGTGGAGTTTTCAGTCCAGAAGGTGTTGATTCCAGTAATACATTTGGTGATGACATGTTACAAATGGCTTTGAAAATGGCAACTGGAGAATTGGATGAGCCAGCTGTTGACTTAGAAGCTGCTTTAACTCCAAATACTATTACTGCTACACAAGCACCAACACAATCTGACACAGCTATAGAAAATGATG ttCAATCGGAACGGCTTATTGTTCCCTCTCGGGGAAGGAAACGAATGGTTCCATATAAACCACGATCTACGCCAAATAAACGAGGAAGGCGCGTATCTGGTACAAATGATATGCCTTTGATGCCACCCCCGGAACCTCAACCTCCACCTCAACCGAGAATAATAGAACCCATAGAAAAACCAGATGCTAATATGGCTCTCAAATATACCTTTGGAGTAAATGCTTGGAGACAATGG gtAGTTACAAAAAATGCTGAATTAGAAAAACAAAGTACAccaattagaaaaatgaaattatttaaaacagatCTTTTGCAACTCACAGCTgacgaattaaattattcattatgcCTTTTTGTGAAAGAAGTTAAAAAACCAAATGGAGCAGAATATGCTCCtgatacaatatattatcTCTGTTTAG gAATTCAAcagtatttatttgaaaataatagaatagaCAATATTTTCACAGATTCATATTACGAAAGATTTACTGATTGTTTAAATGAAGttgcaaagaaattttctGTTCTTTATAATGATGCAC AATATATTGTAACAAGAGTTGAAGAAGAACATTTATGGGAATGTAAGCAATTAGGTGCTCATTCTCCTCATGTCCTTTTAAATACTCTAATGTTCTTTAACACTAAACATTTTAATCTTGTA aCAGTAGAAGAACATATGCAATTATCATTTTCTCACATCATGAAACATTGGAAACGTAATCCAGCTGCACAACTTACTACAGGAGCAGGAAAAGTTCCAGGTTCCAGAAacgttcttcttcgtttctatcCACCACAATCGGCATTGG AAGGTAATTCacgtaaaaagaaagtataTGAGCAAcaggaaaatgaagaaaatccATTAAGATGTCCAGTCAAATTATATGAGTTTTACTTGTCTAAATG TCCAGAAAGTGTTAAGACTCGGAACGATGTATTCTATTTATTGCCAGAAAGAAGTTGTGTACCGGACAGTCCAGTATGGTATTCAACATCTCCATTGGCTAAGGAACATctcataaaaatgttatatcgcattaaAATGGTTAAAGAAATCAATGTGGCATTATTAACTAGCTAA